The following proteins are co-located in the Primulina tabacum isolate GXHZ01 chromosome 11, ASM2559414v2, whole genome shotgun sequence genome:
- the LOC142519769 gene encoding uncharacterized protein LOC142519769, whose amino-acid sequence MPFGLKNAGATYQRLMNKVFEKQLGRNVEVYVDDILGKSKEVADFIVDLEETFATLIYYGIKFNPAKCIFGVKSGKFSCFIVTDRGIEVNPEKSQDEKCEQTFQDLKVHLADLPVLVKPEPGEKLFVYLSTTEYAVSSVKIKEEGSDQKPVYYVSHALRGPELRYNEVEKIALALVMTVRKLRPYFLSHQIIMLTNSPLGRIMTHSKVSGWMIKWTVELGEYDIKYKRRVAIKAQALSDFLSELVQLDEELWRVFVDGASSLAGCEVGVVIISPLGEKIKLALRIDSRVTNNEAEYEIVLAGIRAAREVGASRIILYSDSQLITHQIKGVYEAKDDRMLKYLQLIKAQSEVFVDWSIEQIPREENNEADALAKMADSLSEVNTREVLHVSQLVLSAEEETLPAPEDSWMASLIKFIINNELPEDKARAQKIKRQAPRFVFLNIVLYRRSFQGPLLKCLFEGEVDYVLREIHEGAVLSISEEYLWPGRQCLLDSGGQLLAKTLLEWSGLWDIDIVGPFPIARVQKKFLLVAVDYFSKWVEAEPLAKITEQEVLKFLWKNVLCRCKANEKTGWKNYPVFSWHTELLLRAPTQETPFNLVYGSEAVLPVEIGQTSSRIESYPENNDQSRAMELDLVEEKRDRALIRMEAYRGRVMKSYNKKVRIRDFQIGDLVMKKLIQQEMWGSWKLSGKDLTK is encoded by the exons atgccttttgggttgaagAATGCTGGGGCCACCTACCAGCGTCTTATGAACAAAGTCTTTGAGAAGCAGTTAGGCCGGAATGTGGaggtatatgtggatgatattctgGGCAAGTCTAAAGAGGTTGCGGACTTCATTGTTGATTTGGAGGAAACTTTTGCCACTCTGATATATTatggaatcaagttcaaccctgCCAAGTGTATCTTTGGCGTGAAGAGTGGCAAGTTTTCGTGTTTTATAGTGACAGATCGGGGGATTGAGGTGAATCCAGAGAAAAGTCAA GATGAGAAGTGTGAGCAGACCTTCCAGGATTTGAAGGTCCATCTTGCAGACCTTCCTGTATTAGTAAAGCCGGAGCCCGGGGAGAAATTGTTTGTTTACTTATCTACTACAGAGTATGCTGTTAGCTCAGTAAAAATAAAGGAAGAAGGCTCAGATCAGAAGCCTGTCTAttatgtcagccatgctctGAGAGGCCCCGAGCTTCGGTACaatgaagtagagaagattgcCTTGGCCTTGGTTATGACTGTTAGGAAGCTGCGACCATATTTCCTGTCACATCAGATCATAATGCTCACCAATAGCCCTTTGGGGAGGATTATGACTCACTCAAAAGTATCCGGGTGGATGATCAAGTGGACAGTGGAATTGGGAGAGTATGATATTAAATACAAACGCAGGGTGGCCATCAAAGCACAGGCCTTGTCAGATTTTCTATCCGAGCTGGTTCAGCTCGATGAAGAATTATGGAGAGTTTTTGTGGATGGAGCGTCTAGCCTTGCTGGATGTGAAGTAGGGGTGGTGATAATATCTCCCCTTGGAGAAAAGATTAAGCTGGCCCTGAGAATTGATTCTCGGGTAACTAATAATGAGGCTGAATATGAGATTGTCCTTGCCGGCATCAGAGCTGCCCGGGAAGTTGGAGCTTCCCGGATCATTTTATACTCTGATTCACAATTGATTACACATCAGATCAAGGGTGTTTATGAGGCTAAAGATGATAGGATGCTCAAATATCTACAGCTCATCAAAGCCCAGTCAGAAGTCTTTgtggattggagtattgaacaaATACCCCGGGAAGAGAATAACGAAGCAGATGCTTTGGCAAAAATGGCTGATTCTCTATCAGAAGTCAATACCCGAGAAGTGCTACATGTTTCCCAACTAGTCCTCTCTGCAGAAGAAGAAACATTGCCGGCACCTGAGGACTCCTGGATGGCATCCCTGATCAAATTCATTATAAATAATGAATTACCTGAAGACAAAGCCCGAGCTCAAAAAATCAAGAGACAAGCTCCCAGGTTTGTTTTCTTAAATATTGTCTTATACAGGAGATCATTTCAGGGGCCCTTATTGAAATGCTTATTTGAGGGAGAAGTGGATTATGTCCTCCGGGAGATTCATGAAGGTGCTGTGCTGAGCATCTCGGAGGAATATCTTTGGCCCGGAAGACAATGCTTGCTGGATTCTGGTGGCCAACTATTAGCCAAGACTCTGCTCGAGTGGTCCGGGCTT TGGGATATAGACATTGTGGGTCCCTTCCCAATTGCCCGGGTTCAGAAGAAATTCTTGCTGGTGGCTGTGGATTATTTTTCCAAGTGGGTAGAAGCCGAGCCTTTAGCCAAAATCACTGAACaagaagttttaaagtttttgtGGAAAAATGTATTGTGCC GTTGCAAGGCAAATGAAAAGACTGGGTGGAAGAATTACCCAGTGTTCTCTTGGCATACAGAACTACTCCTCAGGGCACCCACTCAAGAAACTCCCTTTAACTTGGTATATGGCTCTGAAGCAGTCCTGCCAGTTGAAATTGGGCAAACTTCTTCCCGGATAGAATCTTACCCGGAAAACAATGATCAAAGCCGGGCCATGGAGTTGGACTTGGTAGAGGAGAAGAGAGATCGAGCATTAATTCGAATGGAAGCATACCGGGGTCGGGTTATGAAATCGTATAACAAGAAAGTCCGAATCCGAGACTTCCAAATAGGGGATCTGGTTATGAAGAAGTTAATCCAGCAGGAGATGTGGGGAAGCTGGAAGCTCAGTGGGAAGGATCTTACCAAATAA
- the LOC142518894 gene encoding flowering time control protein FCA isoform X1: MDKFDKHRAGDRYITNSDDPRNYNDSIRRGGGDPPGYAYRQENFRGSGGGHGGSAQRGGFISGGDAWEDIRPFESSPRHPLPHGGGDGGLGGGLRPIGDNVGDFSPMVGGEEIVGGFRPMGGSGRGFRPIGGAVGGEFRAIGGGADGARFGQVGGGGGDRFRPMGAADGERFQSMGGGNGERFHQTSGGGDSERFGAMGGGGRYDDMFGAMVSGGVDGERLQQMGGGGRDDVGMFWPRGSDASSLRPMGGGVKGGGDEMFRSVDRDDGGFGLDNNRGTPPFLSGQKRGYSFYARERSPDQFDGGSFVKLFVGSVPRTATEVDIRPLFDKHGRVLEVALIKDKRTGQQQGCCFIKYASSEEADRAIKALHNQYILPGGLGPIQVRYADGERERLGATEFKLFVGSLNKNATEKEVEEIFLPYGRVEDVYLMRDETKQSRGCGFVKYSQREMAQAAINALNGIYTMRGCEQPLNVRFADPKRPKPGESRGAPGFGGMGFGPRFHAPGIRSATDLSESLHVHIPPNSWPPASSIGPPSTRGMHGFGKQLPARSGDMTVSSIPGPIGGLPGNSNGSLSGPVVSAPIAQKLFKSPQHLTSSLQSMPPNTASANTQSLQGSKIQLGSVRMPHPAGETSGNHDPSSRQLRGFNGQPHIPQSQGQHHASLTPGHAPGLANQQLLVQQFQSVSQSPSSHLAQMLSQQKQTLQATFQSSQQAFNQLQQQVQQLQPSNQNLNAHQGQQAIKQQFPWAGMASQAVANTPSVQQAGDAAPTTSASFSVPATDPSMGIVNCIWTEHTSPDGYKYYYNSLTGESKWEKPEELMRDEQSRQHNKSSSQHPQMQSQTQGPSMQQFSLKQVLQGQHQPHLQNQMQPLQHSSQLSSHQGQGVSAKQSSKELGYAQTPVGIGPGNDPTRYQQHIPVSQEWMWKNKPSGT; this comes from the exons ATGGATAAGTTTGACAAGCATAGAGCTGGGGATAGGTACATCACTAACTCTGATGATCCCCGTAACTACAATGATAGCATCAGACGCGGCGGAGGCGACCCTCCGGGCTACGCCTATCGTCAGGAAAATTTTAGAGGTAGCGGCGGAGGACATGGTGGTTCTGCTCAGCGAGGCGGATTTATCAGTGGTGGTGATGCGTGGGAAGATATCAGGCCGTTTGAGAGTTCACCACGCCACCCTTTGCCGCATGGTGGTGGTGATGGCGGCCTTGGTGGAGGATTGAGACCAATTGGTGATAATGTTGGAGATTTTTCACCGATGGTTGGTGGTGAGGAAATTGTTGGAGGATTTCGACCTATGGGGGGGAGCGGTAGAGGATTTCGACCAATTGGAGGTGCTGTTGGAGGAGAATTCCGAGCAATTGGGGGTGGGGCTGATGGTGCAAGGTTTGGACAAGTGGGTGGTGGCGGGGGTGACAGATTTAGACCAATGGGTGCGGCTGATGGCGAGAGGTTTCAATCAATGGGTGGGGGTAATGGTGAAAGGTTTCACCAAACGAGTGGAGGTGGTGACAGTGAAAGGTTTGGAGCAATGGGTGGTGGTGGGCGCTACGATGACATGTTTGGAGCAATGGTCAGTGGTGGGGTTGATGGTGAAAGACTTCAACAGATGGGTGGTGGTGGTAGAGATGATGTTGGAATGTTTTGGCCCAGGGGCAGTGATGCTAGCAGTTTAAGACCAATGGGTGGTGGTGTCAAGGGCGGTGGTGATGAAATGTTCCGATCAGTGGATAGAGATGATGGAGGATTTGGTTTGGACAATAACCGCGGAACGCCACCCTTTCTTTCTGGGCAGAAGCGAGGATATTCTTTTTATGCTAGAGAAAGGTCCCCAG ACCAATTTGATGGAGGTAGTTTTGTCAAGCTTTTCGTTGGATCTGTTCCGAGGACTGCCACTGAAGTAGAT ATACGACCTTTGTTTGACAAACATGGACGTGTTCTGGAGGTCGCCTTAATCAAGGATAAGAGGACTGGTCAACAACAAG GATGCTGTTTCATCAAATATGCTTCTTCTGAAGAGGCTGATAGAGCCATCAAAGCTCTGCATAACCAGTATATTTTGCCAGGG GGATTGGGTCCAATACAAGTCAGATATGCGGATGGAGAGCGAGAGCGTCTTG GTGCAACTGAGTTCAAGTTATTTGTTGGGTCATTGAACAAAAATGCTACCGAAAAGGAAGTCGAAGAA atttttctccCTTATGGTAGAGTTGAAGATGTCTATCTTATGCGTGATGAGACGAAGCAGAGCCGTG GATGTGGATTTGTCAAATACTCTCAAAGAGAGATGGCACAGGCAGCCATCAATGCTCTTAATGGAATATACACTATGAGA GGATGCGAGCAACCATTAAATGTAAGGTTTGCTGACCCTAAAAGACCTAAACCAGGGGAGTCGAG AGGTGCTCCTGGTTTTGGCGGTATGGGTTTTGGGCCTCGTTTCCATGCTCCAGGGATCAG ATCAGCAACAGACCTTAGTGAGTCTCTCCATGTCCATATTCCTCCTAATTCATGGCCTCCAGCAAGCAGCATAGGACCACCTTCTACTCGTGGCATGCATGGGTTTGGTAAACAGTTACCTGCTAGATCTGGGGATATGACAGTCTCTTCCATTCCA GGTCCTATTGGAGGCCTTCCTGGAAATTCCAATGGTTCACTTTCTGGACCTGTAGTATCTGCTCCTATTGCACAG AAGTTGTTCAAGTCACCACAGCATTTGACATCTTCTTTGCAGTCAATGCCTCCAAATACAGCTTCTGCCAACACCCAGAGTTTGCAAGGATCAAAAATACAACTTGGTTCAGTGCGGATGCCTCACCCCGCTGGTGAAACTTCTGGAAATCATGACCCATCATCACGACAGTTGCGTGGATTTAATGGGCAGCCACATATTCCTCAGTCTCAAGGTCAGCATCACGCATCATTGACTCCGGGACATGCACCTGGCTTGGCGAATCAACAACTTCTTGTGCAGCAATTTCAATCTGTCAGTCAATCACCATCATCACATTTGGCTCAAATGCTATCACAACAGAAACAAACACTACAGGCTACCTTTCAGTCATCACAACAGGCCTTTAACCAGTTGCAACAGCAAGTGCAGCAGCTACAGCCGTCAAATCAGAATTTAAATGCCCATCAAGGTCAACAAGCTATTAAGCAGCAG TTTCCTTGGGCTGGAATGGCATCACAGGCTGTTGCCAATACCCCTAGTGTACAGCAGGCAGGAGATGCAGCTCCCACTACTTCTGCTTCATTTTCTGTACCTGCTACGGATCCATCTATGGGTATTGTTAATTGTATTTGGACGGAGCATACTTCCCCTGATGGATACAAGTATTACTACAACAGCTTGACTGGTGAAAGCAAG TGGGAAAAACCTGAAGAGTTAATGAGAGATGAGCAGTCACGGCAACATAAtaaatcatctagccaacatcCCCAAATGCAGTCTCAGACACAAGGACCATCCATGCAACAATTTTCACTGAAGCAAGTACTTCAAGGTCAACATCAACCACATCTACAAAACCAGATGCAACCGTTGCAGCACTCTTCTCAATTATCTTCG CACCAGGGTCAGGGAGTTTCAGCCAAACAAAGTTCCAAG GAACTTGGTTATGCTCAAACACCTGTAGGCATTGGTCCAGGGAATGATCCAACACGCTATCAGCAG CACATTCCGGTTTCTCAGGAGTGGATGTGGAAGAATAAGCCTTCAG GAACCTGA
- the LOC142518894 gene encoding flowering time control protein FCA isoform X3, protein MDKFDKHRAGDRYITNSDDPRNYNDSIRRGGGDPPGYAYRQENFRGSGGGHGGSAQRGGFISGGDAWEDIRPFESSPRHPLPHGGGDGGLGGGLRPIGDNVGDFSPMVGGEEIVGGFRPMGGSGRGFRPIGGAVGGEFRAIGGGADGARFGQVGGGGGDRFRPMGAADGERFQSMGGGNGERFHQTSGGGDSERFGAMGGGGRYDDMFGAMVSGGVDGERLQQMGGGGRDDVGMFWPRGSDASSLRPMGGGVKGGGDEMFRSVDRDDGGFGLDNNRGTPPFLSGQKRGYSFYARERSPDQFDGGSFVKLFVGSVPRTATEVDIRPLFDKHGRVLEVALIKDKRTGQQQGCCFIKYASSEEADRAIKALHNQYILPGGLGPIQVRYADGERERLGATEFKLFVGSLNKNATEKEVEEIFLPYGRVEDVYLMRDETKQSRGCGFVKYSQREMAQAAINALNGIYTMRGCEQPLNVRFADPKRPKPGESRGAPGFGGMGFGPRFHAPGIRSATDLSESLHVHIPPNSWPPASSIGPPSTRGMHGFGKQLPARSGDMTVSSIPGPIGGLPGNSNGSLSGPVVSAPIAQSMPPNTASANTQSLQGSKIQLGSVRMPHPAGETSGNHDPSSRQLRGFNGQPHIPQSQGQHHASLTPGHAPGLANQQLLVQQFQSVSQSPSSHLAQMLSQQKQTLQATFQSSQQAFNQLQQQVQQLQPSNQNLNAHQGQQAIKQQFPWAGMASQAVANTPSVQQAGDAAPTTSASFSVPATDPSMGIVNCIWTEHTSPDGYKYYYNSLTGESKWEKPEELMRDEQSRQHNKSSSQHPQMQSQTQGPSMQQFSLKQVLQGQHQPHLQNQMQPLQHSSQLSSHQGQGVSAKQSSKELGYAQTPVGIGPGNDPTRYQQHIPVSQEWMWKNKPSGT, encoded by the exons ATGGATAAGTTTGACAAGCATAGAGCTGGGGATAGGTACATCACTAACTCTGATGATCCCCGTAACTACAATGATAGCATCAGACGCGGCGGAGGCGACCCTCCGGGCTACGCCTATCGTCAGGAAAATTTTAGAGGTAGCGGCGGAGGACATGGTGGTTCTGCTCAGCGAGGCGGATTTATCAGTGGTGGTGATGCGTGGGAAGATATCAGGCCGTTTGAGAGTTCACCACGCCACCCTTTGCCGCATGGTGGTGGTGATGGCGGCCTTGGTGGAGGATTGAGACCAATTGGTGATAATGTTGGAGATTTTTCACCGATGGTTGGTGGTGAGGAAATTGTTGGAGGATTTCGACCTATGGGGGGGAGCGGTAGAGGATTTCGACCAATTGGAGGTGCTGTTGGAGGAGAATTCCGAGCAATTGGGGGTGGGGCTGATGGTGCAAGGTTTGGACAAGTGGGTGGTGGCGGGGGTGACAGATTTAGACCAATGGGTGCGGCTGATGGCGAGAGGTTTCAATCAATGGGTGGGGGTAATGGTGAAAGGTTTCACCAAACGAGTGGAGGTGGTGACAGTGAAAGGTTTGGAGCAATGGGTGGTGGTGGGCGCTACGATGACATGTTTGGAGCAATGGTCAGTGGTGGGGTTGATGGTGAAAGACTTCAACAGATGGGTGGTGGTGGTAGAGATGATGTTGGAATGTTTTGGCCCAGGGGCAGTGATGCTAGCAGTTTAAGACCAATGGGTGGTGGTGTCAAGGGCGGTGGTGATGAAATGTTCCGATCAGTGGATAGAGATGATGGAGGATTTGGTTTGGACAATAACCGCGGAACGCCACCCTTTCTTTCTGGGCAGAAGCGAGGATATTCTTTTTATGCTAGAGAAAGGTCCCCAG ACCAATTTGATGGAGGTAGTTTTGTCAAGCTTTTCGTTGGATCTGTTCCGAGGACTGCCACTGAAGTAGAT ATACGACCTTTGTTTGACAAACATGGACGTGTTCTGGAGGTCGCCTTAATCAAGGATAAGAGGACTGGTCAACAACAAG GATGCTGTTTCATCAAATATGCTTCTTCTGAAGAGGCTGATAGAGCCATCAAAGCTCTGCATAACCAGTATATTTTGCCAGGG GGATTGGGTCCAATACAAGTCAGATATGCGGATGGAGAGCGAGAGCGTCTTG GTGCAACTGAGTTCAAGTTATTTGTTGGGTCATTGAACAAAAATGCTACCGAAAAGGAAGTCGAAGAA atttttctccCTTATGGTAGAGTTGAAGATGTCTATCTTATGCGTGATGAGACGAAGCAGAGCCGTG GATGTGGATTTGTCAAATACTCTCAAAGAGAGATGGCACAGGCAGCCATCAATGCTCTTAATGGAATATACACTATGAGA GGATGCGAGCAACCATTAAATGTAAGGTTTGCTGACCCTAAAAGACCTAAACCAGGGGAGTCGAG AGGTGCTCCTGGTTTTGGCGGTATGGGTTTTGGGCCTCGTTTCCATGCTCCAGGGATCAG ATCAGCAACAGACCTTAGTGAGTCTCTCCATGTCCATATTCCTCCTAATTCATGGCCTCCAGCAAGCAGCATAGGACCACCTTCTACTCGTGGCATGCATGGGTTTGGTAAACAGTTACCTGCTAGATCTGGGGATATGACAGTCTCTTCCATTCCA GGTCCTATTGGAGGCCTTCCTGGAAATTCCAATGGTTCACTTTCTGGACCTGTAGTATCTGCTCCTATTGCACAG TCAATGCCTCCAAATACAGCTTCTGCCAACACCCAGAGTTTGCAAGGATCAAAAATACAACTTGGTTCAGTGCGGATGCCTCACCCCGCTGGTGAAACTTCTGGAAATCATGACCCATCATCACGACAGTTGCGTGGATTTAATGGGCAGCCACATATTCCTCAGTCTCAAGGTCAGCATCACGCATCATTGACTCCGGGACATGCACCTGGCTTGGCGAATCAACAACTTCTTGTGCAGCAATTTCAATCTGTCAGTCAATCACCATCATCACATTTGGCTCAAATGCTATCACAACAGAAACAAACACTACAGGCTACCTTTCAGTCATCACAACAGGCCTTTAACCAGTTGCAACAGCAAGTGCAGCAGCTACAGCCGTCAAATCAGAATTTAAATGCCCATCAAGGTCAACAAGCTATTAAGCAGCAG TTTCCTTGGGCTGGAATGGCATCACAGGCTGTTGCCAATACCCCTAGTGTACAGCAGGCAGGAGATGCAGCTCCCACTACTTCTGCTTCATTTTCTGTACCTGCTACGGATCCATCTATGGGTATTGTTAATTGTATTTGGACGGAGCATACTTCCCCTGATGGATACAAGTATTACTACAACAGCTTGACTGGTGAAAGCAAG TGGGAAAAACCTGAAGAGTTAATGAGAGATGAGCAGTCACGGCAACATAAtaaatcatctagccaacatcCCCAAATGCAGTCTCAGACACAAGGACCATCCATGCAACAATTTTCACTGAAGCAAGTACTTCAAGGTCAACATCAACCACATCTACAAAACCAGATGCAACCGTTGCAGCACTCTTCTCAATTATCTTCG CACCAGGGTCAGGGAGTTTCAGCCAAACAAAGTTCCAAG GAACTTGGTTATGCTCAAACACCTGTAGGCATTGGTCCAGGGAATGATCCAACACGCTATCAGCAG CACATTCCGGTTTCTCAGGAGTGGATGTGGAAGAATAAGCCTTCAG GAACCTGA
- the LOC142518894 gene encoding flowering time control protein FCA isoform X2 yields MDKFDKHRAGDRYITNSDDPRNYNDSIRRGGGDPPGYAYRQENFRGSGGGHGGSAQRGGFISGGDAWEDIRPFESSPRHPLPHGGGDGGLGGGLRPIGDNVGDFSPMVGGEEIVGGFRPMGGSGRGFRPIGGAVGGEFRAIGGGADGARFGQVGGGGGDRFRPMGAADGERFQSMGGGNGERFHQTSGGGDSERFGAMGGGGRYDDMFGAMVSGGVDGERLQQMGGGGRDDVGMFWPRGSDASSLRPMGGGVKGGGDEMFRSVDRDDGGFGLDNNRGTPPFLSGQKRGYSFYARERSPDQFDGGSFVKLFVGSVPRTATEVDIRPLFDKHGRVLEVALIKDKRTGQQQGCCFIKYASSEEADRAIKALHNQYILPGGLGPIQVRYADGERERLGATEFKLFVGSLNKNATEKEVEEIFLPYGRVEDVYLMRDETKQSRGCGFVKYSQREMAQAAINALNGIYTMRGCEQPLNVRFADPKRPKPGESRGAPGFGGMGFGPRFHAPGIRSATDLSESLHVHIPPNSWPPASSIGPPSTRGMHGFGKQLPARSGDMTVSSIPGPIGGLPGNSNGSLSGPVVSAPIAQKLFKSPQHLTSSLQSMPPNTASANTQSLQGSKIQLGSVRMPHPAGETSGNHDPSSRQLRGFNGQPHIPQSQGQHHASLTPGHAPGLANQQLLVQQFQSVSQSPSSHLAQMLSQQKQTLQATFQSSQQAFNQLQQQVQQLQPSNQNLNAHQGQQAIKQQFPWAGMASQAVANTPSVQQAGDAAPTTSASFSVPATDPSMGIVNCIWTEHTSPDGYKYYYNSLTGESKWEKPEELMRDEQSRQHNKSSSQHPQMQSQTQGPSMQQFSLKQVLQGQHQPHLQNQMQPLQHSSQLSSGQGVSAKQSSKELGYAQTPVGIGPGNDPTRYQQHIPVSQEWMWKNKPSGT; encoded by the exons ATGGATAAGTTTGACAAGCATAGAGCTGGGGATAGGTACATCACTAACTCTGATGATCCCCGTAACTACAATGATAGCATCAGACGCGGCGGAGGCGACCCTCCGGGCTACGCCTATCGTCAGGAAAATTTTAGAGGTAGCGGCGGAGGACATGGTGGTTCTGCTCAGCGAGGCGGATTTATCAGTGGTGGTGATGCGTGGGAAGATATCAGGCCGTTTGAGAGTTCACCACGCCACCCTTTGCCGCATGGTGGTGGTGATGGCGGCCTTGGTGGAGGATTGAGACCAATTGGTGATAATGTTGGAGATTTTTCACCGATGGTTGGTGGTGAGGAAATTGTTGGAGGATTTCGACCTATGGGGGGGAGCGGTAGAGGATTTCGACCAATTGGAGGTGCTGTTGGAGGAGAATTCCGAGCAATTGGGGGTGGGGCTGATGGTGCAAGGTTTGGACAAGTGGGTGGTGGCGGGGGTGACAGATTTAGACCAATGGGTGCGGCTGATGGCGAGAGGTTTCAATCAATGGGTGGGGGTAATGGTGAAAGGTTTCACCAAACGAGTGGAGGTGGTGACAGTGAAAGGTTTGGAGCAATGGGTGGTGGTGGGCGCTACGATGACATGTTTGGAGCAATGGTCAGTGGTGGGGTTGATGGTGAAAGACTTCAACAGATGGGTGGTGGTGGTAGAGATGATGTTGGAATGTTTTGGCCCAGGGGCAGTGATGCTAGCAGTTTAAGACCAATGGGTGGTGGTGTCAAGGGCGGTGGTGATGAAATGTTCCGATCAGTGGATAGAGATGATGGAGGATTTGGTTTGGACAATAACCGCGGAACGCCACCCTTTCTTTCTGGGCAGAAGCGAGGATATTCTTTTTATGCTAGAGAAAGGTCCCCAG ACCAATTTGATGGAGGTAGTTTTGTCAAGCTTTTCGTTGGATCTGTTCCGAGGACTGCCACTGAAGTAGAT ATACGACCTTTGTTTGACAAACATGGACGTGTTCTGGAGGTCGCCTTAATCAAGGATAAGAGGACTGGTCAACAACAAG GATGCTGTTTCATCAAATATGCTTCTTCTGAAGAGGCTGATAGAGCCATCAAAGCTCTGCATAACCAGTATATTTTGCCAGGG GGATTGGGTCCAATACAAGTCAGATATGCGGATGGAGAGCGAGAGCGTCTTG GTGCAACTGAGTTCAAGTTATTTGTTGGGTCATTGAACAAAAATGCTACCGAAAAGGAAGTCGAAGAA atttttctccCTTATGGTAGAGTTGAAGATGTCTATCTTATGCGTGATGAGACGAAGCAGAGCCGTG GATGTGGATTTGTCAAATACTCTCAAAGAGAGATGGCACAGGCAGCCATCAATGCTCTTAATGGAATATACACTATGAGA GGATGCGAGCAACCATTAAATGTAAGGTTTGCTGACCCTAAAAGACCTAAACCAGGGGAGTCGAG AGGTGCTCCTGGTTTTGGCGGTATGGGTTTTGGGCCTCGTTTCCATGCTCCAGGGATCAG ATCAGCAACAGACCTTAGTGAGTCTCTCCATGTCCATATTCCTCCTAATTCATGGCCTCCAGCAAGCAGCATAGGACCACCTTCTACTCGTGGCATGCATGGGTTTGGTAAACAGTTACCTGCTAGATCTGGGGATATGACAGTCTCTTCCATTCCA GGTCCTATTGGAGGCCTTCCTGGAAATTCCAATGGTTCACTTTCTGGACCTGTAGTATCTGCTCCTATTGCACAG AAGTTGTTCAAGTCACCACAGCATTTGACATCTTCTTTGCAGTCAATGCCTCCAAATACAGCTTCTGCCAACACCCAGAGTTTGCAAGGATCAAAAATACAACTTGGTTCAGTGCGGATGCCTCACCCCGCTGGTGAAACTTCTGGAAATCATGACCCATCATCACGACAGTTGCGTGGATTTAATGGGCAGCCACATATTCCTCAGTCTCAAGGTCAGCATCACGCATCATTGACTCCGGGACATGCACCTGGCTTGGCGAATCAACAACTTCTTGTGCAGCAATTTCAATCTGTCAGTCAATCACCATCATCACATTTGGCTCAAATGCTATCACAACAGAAACAAACACTACAGGCTACCTTTCAGTCATCACAACAGGCCTTTAACCAGTTGCAACAGCAAGTGCAGCAGCTACAGCCGTCAAATCAGAATTTAAATGCCCATCAAGGTCAACAAGCTATTAAGCAGCAG TTTCCTTGGGCTGGAATGGCATCACAGGCTGTTGCCAATACCCCTAGTGTACAGCAGGCAGGAGATGCAGCTCCCACTACTTCTGCTTCATTTTCTGTACCTGCTACGGATCCATCTATGGGTATTGTTAATTGTATTTGGACGGAGCATACTTCCCCTGATGGATACAAGTATTACTACAACAGCTTGACTGGTGAAAGCAAG TGGGAAAAACCTGAAGAGTTAATGAGAGATGAGCAGTCACGGCAACATAAtaaatcatctagccaacatcCCCAAATGCAGTCTCAGACACAAGGACCATCCATGCAACAATTTTCACTGAAGCAAGTACTTCAAGGTCAACATCAACCACATCTACAAAACCAGATGCAACCGTTGCAGCACTCTTCTCAATTATCTTCG GGTCAGGGAGTTTCAGCCAAACAAAGTTCCAAG GAACTTGGTTATGCTCAAACACCTGTAGGCATTGGTCCAGGGAATGATCCAACACGCTATCAGCAG CACATTCCGGTTTCTCAGGAGTGGATGTGGAAGAATAAGCCTTCAG GAACCTGA